Part of the Nitrospirota bacterium genome is shown below.
CCTATCGCGCAGGGATGAACGTCATCCGCCTGAACCAGCGGACCTGTGGCGGAACCGAACGGCTGACGCCGACCCTCTATAACAGCGGCCTGAGTCAGGACTATCGAGCCATCGTCCAGGAATTGGCGAGCCTGGATAAACTCACCCGTATCTGGCTGGTCGGCTATTCAATGGGGGGGAATCTCGTCCTGAAAGCAGCAGGCGAACTCGGCTCGTCAGAGGCGGCTCTGGCCGGGGTGATCGCAGTCTGTCCGAATATCGATCCCACCCAATGCGCCAAAGCCTTGGAAGAGCCTCGCAACTGGCTCTACCACTATCACTTTTTGACCAAGCTCAAATCGCGCATGAAGCGCAAGGCAGCGCTCTTTCCAGAGAGATGGGACCTCACAGGGCTGGACCGCATCCACATCATCAGCGAGTTCGACGACCGATACACGGCCCCGGACGGCGGCTACGCCAGCGGGCCAGACTACTACGATCGCGCAGGGTCGCGGCACGTACTGGAAAAGATTGCCGTGCCGACCACCGTCGTCACAGCGCAGGACGATCCCTTTATTCCCTATTCGATGTTTGCCCTTGCGGCCATCAAGCGGAACCCCCTCATCAGGCTGATGGCCCCCCACCATGGAGGCCACTGCGGGTTCCTTCAGGGGGCACGGAACAATGAAGACAGGTTTTGGGTGGAAAACCGAATCGTCGAATCGATCAGAACAGCAGGAGAGAGCGATCAGGCAGTCTGAAGATGGGTCC
Proteins encoded:
- a CDS encoding alpha/beta fold hydrolase; this encodes MMTSRAPDWREFTPATLLRNQHLMTIVPGYWPRRALLSGIPAESRLFTTDPKTQLLGFCHWQPNRTGCQTLLLVHGLEGSSESHYMQGIATKAYRAGMNVIRLNQRTCGGTERLTPTLYNSGLSQDYRAIVQELASLDKLTRIWLVGYSMGGNLVLKAAGELGSSEAALAGVIAVCPNIDPTQCAKALEEPRNWLYHYHFLTKLKSRMKRKAALFPERWDLTGLDRIHIISEFDDRYTAPDGGYASGPDYYDRAGSRHVLEKIAVPTTVVTAQDDPFIPYSMFALAAIKRNPLIRLMAPHHGGHCGFLQGARNNEDRFWVENRIVESIRTAGESDQAV